The genomic DNA GCCCATAGATGACATAAACTATGAGACGGTTACTCATTGACTGAACACGTGATACAGACACCTGTGTTTCTGCTGTCTCAGAGTGATGCGAGTGGGATATAAATGTCGTGTCTCTCACAGCACAACTCACTCAGGTGCACTGCACACTCCCTGTTGTCTGAGGTGAGTTAGATTACCATGATGCCCACCAACCAGGTGTGTCatcctttattatatattattatcttatttttgtctttgtctatCTAGGAAAACAGATATTCACAATGAGCCCAGAAGAGAGAGCTGTTACCAATCTTAATGCCACATTTGTTCGCCCTGTCAAATTCTATCTCAGTGGGTTTTCCAACATCCCTCATGTTAAGTATTACTATGTCTTCCTGTGTTTCGCCTATATCATGACTGTTCTTGGGAATAGCTTTCTTCTCTCCATTATTTACCTGGTCAGGACTCTTCACACTCCCAAATATATGATTGTCTTTAACCTGGCTTTCACAGATTTGTGTGGAAGCACTGCTCTCATCCCAAAACTCCTGGACACCCTTGTGTTTGACAGGAGATACATTCTCTATGAGGCCTGCTTAAGCCATATGTTCTTTATTCTTTGCTTTACAAGTATTCAGTCATGGACACTTGTCACAATGTCATTTGACAGATTTATAGCAATTTGTTTCCCTTTAAGATATCATAGTATTGTGACTAAACCAGTTATTTCTGCAATGCTGCTGTTTGAGTGGGCTTTTTTTTTGAGTCTACTAGCATTTAGTATTGCGTCTATTGATCGCCTCTCCTTCTGTAGATCTTTGGTGGTAAAGAACATTTACTGTGACCATGCACCAGTATATCTTCTGGCCTGTAATGACACGTCTTTAAATAACATAATGGCATATGTTGGTTTAGCTCTAGTCCTCTGTTTACCTTTGGTAATAATAGCATTGACATATGTTTGGATTGCCATAGCACTGAGCAGGATTGCAACAGGACATGAACGACTCAAAGCATCTAAAACTTGTACTTCTCATCTGATTCTTGTGGCTATTTTCTTCCTACCAATTCTGGGCACCAACATAGCGGCGGTAACCTCctacatccaccctaatgccaGGATCATAAACTCATCTTTGACACACATCATACCAGCTTTGCTCAATCCTATTATATATTCTCTAAAAACAGAAGAAGTGCTGATCTCTATCAAGAAGCTTTGCAAAAGAAATAGGATCAACAACACAACCAACAAATGGTGAACTCTTTATCACtgctataataaaacatttaggaaTGTTACAATAGCATACTtttatttactattattttattcactattattttactttttagaaCTGGTTATGGAGTGGTAATTTCTCATTTACTGTACTTTGCAATGAAACAAGACCAAATAAGGTGGTGCATTTTTATATTACTTCATTAGCAATACTATATAATGATCTCCCATCCAAAATGTAATCAGGGATTTTAGTGTGTTATGAATTGTTGTCACTGTACACTgcttattaaaacaaatatttgtgaCAGAGATGCAGTAAATCATTTGTTTACATCTGttggaaataaatggaaatgacACATCGTTTGGTTATTTAACATAATCATTAATGTCAGTTTTGAGTCTTATCTTGAGTTTGATCCGTCACAGTGAAGAATGgattaaagcaaaaatgccaaatatttactggttccagcttctcaatgtCAGAAGTTGTTTACTTAGTTGAAGAGTGGATTTGAATGTTTCTCTAAAGCCGTTGAGGCCTTGGACTTAGTTGCTCTAATGATGTACTAAGTGTATTATATTGAAAATCCTacaataaaggtttaaaaaaatccatgcAGTGGATTGTAAAAAGTAACCACATCTATAAGTGCATAGTTTTGCAAAGTTCAAGCTTGGTAAAATAATGACTGATGAGTTGATATAATATAATTCCTTGACAAAAAGAGGCAATCAAGACTCACGGGCTGAAAATGAAACACGCAGGACTCTACACTTATTGTAAGCTTGCACCATCTAGTGGTTTGTACTTGGATTGAACAGGATAAGTGCATTACAGTTGAAACAGTATAAACCAAAAGAGAAACAGGATGAGTTGCTATGTAAactatgtcattattttatcatCAGCAGCCAGATATCTTACCAGTAAGATTTTAGTCTTTGGCCTCTATTTTAAACTTTAGGGAACTACAGTAAAAGCTAACGAGTTAAACATAAGTAGTGTTTAGTGTTAAAGGGGCTGTAGAATGGACTATCCTGAAAACTAGATGATTTTGGTTAAATGCATTATCagatatatgaaaaataaacccaggattaatgcttttaaaatatcTATGATCTGTGTCCTAGGAATTAAGAAATCATGTTTTCTCTCATCCCATTAATGTTCTTGGCTTCTGCTTTCTTAGTAAATcacaaaacaatggaatctCAAAGGTTTACAGAAAACAACAGCAGGATGAAGCAGGATGAGAGATTTACTGATGCAGGTGATCTCATTATTTAACTGTCAAGCATAAAGTCAGAGATTCCGTTTTGATGCCTTATTTCTCCCAGTGTTGTATTGATGTTTTTAAACTTGCATAGGTCACAGCTCAGTTTTGACTGATTGACATTCACAAGTAAGCATGTatctcctccaatgaatcgccaccttatcgtggtggaggggtttgtgtgccccagtgatcctgagagctgtgttgtcgggggcaatagctcctggtagggtctcccaaggcaaagtgatctcgggggaggggtcagactaagagcgattcacaaaacctcaatgaatcggacgatgcaaggtagtggcacctcgcccggaatagggaaaccggggcaccctcctggagccagacccggtaggggagctcgccggcgagcgtctggtggccgggccttggcacatggggcccggtcgggcccagcccgaaaaagctacatcgtgccgccaccctgtgggcccaccacccgcagggataggcattggggtcgggtgcaatgtgagctgggcggcaggctggggcgggaacctgggcgtgctgacccccggcatcacagactagctctagggacgtggaatgtcaacTTTCTGGCGGGGAAGAAACCGGAGTtagtgcgggaggtggaacgctaccaactagatatagttgggctcacctccacgcatagcaccggttctggaaccaaactcctggagaggggctggactttttccttttccggagctgcccagggtgagaggcgccgggtgggtgtggggatactcacaagcccccggctgagcgccgctgttctggagttctccccggagaacgagagggtcgcctctctgcgactgggaatcgcaggaggaaagtctctgactgttgtttgtgcctatgcaccaaacggcagttcggagtacgcggccttcttggagtccttgggtggtgttctggaaagggcgccgactggggactccatagttcttctgggagacttcaacgctcacgtggataacgatggagaaacctggaggggtgtgattgggaggaacggcctgcccgatctgaacccgagtggtgctttgttgttggacttctgtgctagtcatggactgtccataacaaacaccatgtttgagcatagggaggttcataagtgtacttggtaccagaacaccctaggccaaaggtctatgatcgactttgtagttgtgtcatcagacctgcggccgtatgtcttggacactcgggtgaagagaggagcagagctgtcaactgatcaccacctggtggtgagttggatcaggtggcgggggaggctgctggacagacccggtaaacccaaacgtgtggtgagggtgaactgggaatgtctggctgaggatcctgtccgcaaggtcttcaactcccacctccagaataatttctcgtgcatcccggggaggctggggacatggaatccgagtgggccatgttcaaatcctccattgtggaagctgctgctaggagttgtggtcggaaggtgatcggtgcctgtcgtggcggcaatccaagaacccgctggtggacaccagcggtgaaggaggccgtcaagctgaagaaggaggcctttcgggcttggttggccgaggggtctcctgaatcagcaggcaggtaccggttggccagaagggctgcagctgcggcagttgatgaggcaaaaacccgggtgtgggaggagttcggcgaggccatggagaaggactttcgaatggcctcaaggaagttctggcaaaccgtgagacgactcagaaaggggaaacagggcttttctcaggctgtgctcagcagggggagaactgcagacctggactggggatattgtcgagcggtggaaagaacactttgaggaactcctgaacccgaccaacacgtcctctgtggaagaggcagagtctgaagactcaggggaagactcgtccatatgcctggcggaggtcgttgaggtagttaaaaagctcttcagcggcaaagcgccaggagtggatgagattcgaccggagatgctaaaggctctggacattattgggctgtcttggttgacacgtctcttcactgtcgcgtggaagttgggtacagtgcctgtggagtggcagaccggggtggtggttcccattttcaaaagggggaccggagagtgtgctccaattataggagtatcacactgctcagcctccccgggaatgtttactccagggtgctggaaaggaggctccgtccgattgtcgaacctcagattcaggaggagcaatgcggattccgtcctggacgtggaacagcggaccaactctttacccttgcaggtctgttggagggtgcatgggagtttgctcatccagtctacatgtgttttgtggacttggagaaggccttcgaccgtgtccctcggggagtcctgtggggggtactgcgggaatatggggtacgtggttcgttactacgagccattcggtccttgtatgaccaaagtgagagctgtgtccggatactcggcacaaagtcgagcttgttcccagtgcgtgttggcctccgccagggctgcccattgtcaccaatcctgtttgtgattttcatggacaggatttcaaggcgcagcggtttggggacctcagaatcacatccctgctttttgcagatgatgtggttctgttggcttcttcagaacgtgaccttcagcacgcactggggcggttcacagccgagtgtgaagcggtcgggatgagagtcagtacctccaagtctgaggccatggttctcttccggaaaacggtggattgcaccctctgggttgggagtgagtcactgccccaagcgagggagtttaagtatctcgggatcttattcacgagtgagggtaaaatggagcgggagatggacaggcggttcggtgcagcgtcagcagtgatgcaggcgttttggtgaagaaggagctgagccgaaaggcaaaactctcgatttaccagtccatctacgttccaaccctcacctatggttatgagctttgggtagtgaccgaaagaatgagatcgcgaatacaagtggccgaaatgagcttccttcgtagggtggctgggctcagccttagagatagggtgaggagctcagacatccggagggagctcggagtagagccgctgctccttcgtgtcgaaaggggccagctgaggtggctcgggcatctgatcaggatgcctccttgCGTCCTCCTCGGTGGTCTCAGCCCCctggttgagaaccactgctctaatcTATGTCCTCCATTAACTTTAAGTACAgtgtaatgttttgttgttctgtaTCTTAATTTGGTAGGTTTATAAGAGTACCAAATAAATAAGATATCATAAAgcatatgactttttacaagaTCTGAAGGACTTCTCTTCTGTAGTACATGATGTCACACAGTTCTCAAAGaagaggtgggtgtggcagacaggtgcactgcatgaggctgattaggtgagtgagggagagtgtggtgagagagagggggcggggctgtgagctgggagtggaactgggagtggccggagtgaactgagagagagtgacaggcaggtgaacagagtgagccaattaggtgagtgagacagagtgacaaggagtatggagctactgacagtatggaggaagaactgtgacttCTCTTCTGTAGTACATGATGTCACACAGTTCTCAAAGACCCCTGTTACATCTTGCATAAAATATATCTCATATCTAAGTTGTTTCCATAGGATTTAATCTAAATGCATTTTCACCTGGTATTTATGTGTCTCGGTGTCGACATTGAGGTCAGATTGAAACTCAAAGGGCTATTTTGTGAATTTTGCTTGAAGGTCAGTGCAATATGATAACTTGCATATTGCATAGAGTTTGTCCCCTGCTGATGGATTTATGGTTAAACAGGCCAGAGTAAGTAAGCCCAAACATTTTTAGTGGGTATTATTTGTGACGACATCACCAAAGAGTAGTACTTAATGACTTTGATTTAAACAACCTtctaaaaattaaaataaataccacattccatttttttcctgtaaaattTTTTGGGGAGAACTTTTTACTTTCCAAATCAAGGATGAAATGACAGAGGGTATTGTTTACTGTACAGATTATAAAGccccttgaggcaaatttgtaatttgggaTATTAGgctagataaataaaaatgatctaaaaaatctttttttcaattatctAAATTGAACAACCAAACCTTTCACTGTGTAAACTCCTTCCTATATAATCTCAGTTGGTAAAAGGTGGAGgtatacattcatatatatattttttaagctGCTATTACATTGAAAGTGCACCGTCTTTCAAAGTGCCACAAGACAATAGCCAGTAGTTTTAGCTTGCCTATCTCCAGGCTGCATCccttaaagtataaaaaaattgAGCACACAGACATTTCAAAGTGTAGACATATTTATTCAGAAATATTGGAACTAACTAAAATCATAGAAAGGCAGAGGacagattatttattattaatgtttgaaATGGCAAATTAGTTAATTTCTTTTTCTGACCAGGGCCAGCACACTAGTtttgcaaaattaaaa from Anoplopoma fimbria isolate UVic2021 breed Golden Eagle Sablefish chromosome 24, Afim_UVic_2022, whole genome shotgun sequence includes the following:
- the LOC129113888 gene encoding olfactory receptor 1-like → MSPEERAVTNLNATFVRPVKFYLSGFSNIPHVKYYYVFLCFAYIMTVLGNSFLLSIIYLVRTLHTPKYMIVFNLAFTDLCGSTALIPKLLDTLVFDRRYILYEACLSHMFFILCFTSIQSWTLVTMSFDRFIAICFPLRYHSIVTKPVISAMLLFEWAFFLSLLAFSIASIDRLSFCRSLVVKNIYCDHAPVYLLACNDTSLNNIMAYVGLALVLCLPLVIIALTYVWIAIALSRIATGHERLKASKTCTSHLILVAIFFLPILGTNIAAVTSYIHPNARIINSSLTHIIPALLNPIIYSLKTEEVLISIKKLCKRNRINNTTNKW